The Pongo abelii isolate AG06213 chromosome 20, NHGRI_mPonAbe1-v2.0_pri, whole genome shotgun sequence genome window below encodes:
- the LOC100448033 gene encoding olfactory receptor 7D4 encodes MEADNLTELSKFLLLGLSDDPELQPVLFGLFLSMYLVTVLGNLLIILAVSSDSHLHTAMYFFLSNLSFVDICFISTTVPKMLVNIQARSKDISYMGCLTQVYFLMMFAGMDTFLLAVMAYDRFVAICHPLQYTVIMNPCLCGLLVLASWFVIFWFSLVHILLMKRLTFSTGTEIPHFFCVPARVLKVARSNTLLNNIVLYVATALLGVFPVAGILFSYSRIVSSLMRMSSTEGKYKAFSTCGSHLCVVSLFNGTGLGVYLSSAVTRSSQSSSTASVIYAMVTPMLNPFIYSLRNKDVKGALERLLSRADSCP; translated from the coding sequence ATGGAAGCAGACAACCTTACAGAATTATCAAAATTTCTCCTCCTGGGACTCTCAGATGATCCTGAACTGCAGCCTGTCCTCTTTGGGCTGTTCCTGTCCATGTACCTGGTCACGGTGCTGGGGAACCTGCTCATCATTCTGGCCGTCAGCTctgactcccacctccacaccgccatgtacttcttcctctccaacctgtccttTGTCGACATCTGTTTCATCTCCACCACAGTCCCCAAGATGCTAGTGAACATCCAGGCACGGAGCAAAGACATCTCCTACATGGGGTGCCTCACTCAGGTGTATTTTTTAATGATGTTTGCTGGAATGGATACTTTCCTACTGGCTGTGATGGCTTATGACCGGTTTGTGGCCATCTGCCACCCCCTTCAGTACACGGTCATCATGAACCCCTGCCTCTGTGGCCTCCTGGTTCTGGCATCTTGGTTCGTCATTTTCTGGTTCTCCCTGGTTCATATTCTACTGATGAAGAGGTTGACCTTCTCCACAGGCACTGAGATTCCGCATTTCTTCTGTGTACCGGCTCGGGTCCTCAAGGTGGCCCGCTCTAACACCCTCCTCAATAACATTGTCTTGTATGTGGCCACGGCACTGCTGGGTGTGTTTCCTGTAGCTGGGATCCTCTTCTCCTACTCTCGGATCGTCTCCTCCTTAATGAGAATGTCCTCCACCGAGGGCAAGTACAAAGCCTTTTCCACCTGTGGATCTCACCTCTGTGTGGTCTCCTTGTTCAATGGAACAGGACTAGGGGTCTATCTCAGTTCTGCTGTGACCCGTTCTTCCCAGAGCAGCTCCACGGCCTCAGTGATATATGCCATggtcacccccatgctgaaccccttcatctacagcctgaggAACAAGGACGTGAAGGGGGCCCTGGAAAGACTCCTCAGCAGGGCAGACTCTTGTCCATGA